One genomic segment of Myxocyprinus asiaticus isolate MX2 ecotype Aquarium Trade chromosome 14, UBuf_Myxa_2, whole genome shotgun sequence includes these proteins:
- the LOC127452198 gene encoding trafficking protein particle complex subunit 5-like yields MMDIRFTKGKSAILERALTRPKTEVSLSAFALLFSEMVQYCQSRVYSVSELQARLADMGQRVGARMLDVLVLREKNGKRETKVLNILLFIKVSVWKTLFGKEADKLEQANDDDKTYYIIEKEPVINAFISVPKENSTLNCAAFTAGIVEAILTHSGFPAKVTAHWHKGTTLMIKFDEAVIARDKQLDGR; encoded by the exons ATGATGGACATTCGCTTTACTAAAGGGAAATCGGCGATCCTGGAGCGAGCGTTGACGCGGCCGAAGACGGAGGTGAGTCTGAGCGCGTTCGCGCTGCTTTTCTCGGAGATGGTGCAGTACTGCCAGAGCCGCGTGTATTCGGTGTCCGAGCTGCAGGCGCGTCTGGCGGACATGGGGCAGAGGGTCGGCGCCCGGATGTTGGATGTGCTGGTGCTCCGAGAGAAGAACGGCAAAAGAGAAACTAAAGTGCTCAATATACTGCTGTTTATCAAG GTATCTGTCTGGAAGACTCTGTTTGGGAAGGAAGCAGATAAACTGGAACAGGCCAATGATGATGACAAAACCTACTACATCATTGAGAAGGAGCCTgtgataaatgcatttatttctgtGCCCAAAGAGAACAGCACACTAAACTGTGCCGCGTTCACTGCGGGCATTGTGGAGGCCATTCTCACCCACAGTGGCTTCCCAGCCAAAGTTACAGCACACTGGCATAAAGGAACCACACTCATGATCAAGTTTGATGAAGCTGTTATTGCCAGAGATAAACAACTGGATGGAAGATAG